In the genome of Aspergillus luchuensis IFO 4308 DNA, chromosome 2, nearly complete sequence, one region contains:
- a CDS encoding uncharacterized protein (COG:L;~EggNog:ENOG410QDFP;~InterPro:IPR001841,IPR038718,IPR000330,IPR027417, IPR001650,IPR014001;~PFAM:PF00176,PF00270,PF00271;~go_function: GO:0005524 - ATP binding [Evidence IEA]): MASHAAMLLDPRAYKKQLQQQQQKNNVGTSAQQDPSSSPQRTVVAPPAGTASAAQRLLSPRRRQPSQRASPRSKSRSQSLSTRSPSTRDTGSSSPQQQEASLEPALDVEFASAQFEERTDGKRSSEQMDETRHGSLIENMYGVEGRSSQLYKRVKVEENGPRSVNHKFTGVGNTGLGNWMKDGRSNSNSPAVLPDVVDLTTDASGPATDDDDVQVTGSNDLSLQRVCYGKIENATIQAQLVPKPSSQTIFGDSTHDWPSMKLGVHRQPGQNNRIEVSDPNGKIFGTVDAKTASVVVPLLDSPALKVNITARLDVRRRKDDEWPWAPCSYAYRASVNLYGLRKDAELVGKHLGQHNVWLGTPFSVEQGVPVHNPHAERRRAQAAMLPAAAARGRVGVNYEVRTAEEVNDAVMKMFDQLQSADNLPEMDPPSSLNTPLLRHQKQALWFMTEKEKPRRFGPKEADNNSLWRVVYRQNGKRRYREIISGMVLDEEPPQSLGGLLADMMGLGKTLSILSLVLSSLEEANQWADLIPDPELVRSLPGIRNTKTTLLVAPLSAVNNWSNQIKEHLKENALSSYVFHGPTRTNDVEELSKYDLVITTYSIVLSELSGRGAKRGVSPLTKMNMFRIVLDEAHTIREQSAAQTQAIFKLNSQRRWSVTGTPIQNRLEDLLSVTKFLGLFPYDDRGRFGIHILSRFKTGDASVLASLRVLVDSFTLRRVKDKIDLPARHDKIIVLNFTEKEQQLHEFFRKESNVMMRVIAGEEQSKMKGRMYHHILKAMMILRQISAHGKELLEPDDRKRITGMSVHDAIDLEEGAGDAAGATDKKAYEMFTLMQETSADTCAVCGKRLEEPSSDNGTTDRQTAMAILLPCFDVLCPDCFSGWKPAFDRPVGSAHDIKCQVCDGWMPASYSTITVGGLQDYLVDQAQAKQSRRHGKTLGEYEGPHTKTKALVAQLLETAEESKSQGPGERPIKSVVFSAWTSHLDLIEIALRDNDINGFTRLDGTMSLAARSKALEEFHSNPDITVLLATIGAGGVGLNLTAASKVYIMEPQYNPAAVAQAVDRVHRIGQTREVTTVQFLMKGSIEEKIFELAKKKQQLADLSLNRGKLDKKEVQERRMREYRSLFK, from the exons ATGGCTTCCCACGCCGCCATGCTCCTGGACCCGCGGGCCTACAAGAAACAgcttcaacagcagcagcagaaaaaCAATG TAGGAACAAGCGCCCAACAGGATCCGTCGTCCTCGCCTCAGCGCACTGTCGTTGCGCCGCCCGCGGGAACCGCCTCCGCAGCGCAGCGGCTTCTAAGTCCCCGGCGCCGTCAGCCGTCGCAACGGGCGAGCCCCAGGTCAAAGTCCAGATCGCAGTCACTATCTACGAGGTCGCCGAGTACCCGCGATACGGGGAGTTCgtcgccgcagcagcaggaggcgaGTTTGGAACCCGCGCTGGATGTGGAGTTTGCTAGTGCTCAGTTCGAAGAGCGGACGGACGGGAAACGGTCTTCGGAACAGATGGATGAAACGCGCCACGGGAGTTTAATTGAGAATATGTACGGGGTGGAGGGGCGTTCGAGCCAGCTATATAAGAGGGTCAAAGTAGAAGAGAATGGGCCACGGTCTGTGAACCACAAGTTCACAGGCGTGGGAAATACGGGCTTGGGCAATTGGATGAAGGATGGTCGTTCAAATTCGAATTCCCCGGCCGTGCTGCctgatgttgttgacttgACTACTG ATGCGTCAGGGCCAGCGacggatgacgacgatgtgcAGGTCACCGGCTCAAATGACCTCAGTCTTCAGCGGGTCTGCTATGGAAAGATTGAGAATGCTACGATTCAGGCGCAGTTGGTCCCTAAGCCTTCGTCACAGACTATCTTTGGCGACTCCACGCATGACTGGCCTTCCATGAAGCTAGGCGTGCATCGACAACCGGGCCAGAACAACCGGATCGAAGTGTCAGACCCCAACGGAAAGATATTCGGGACGGTTGATGCGAAAACAGCGTCGGTCGTCGTTCCGCTCCTCGATTCGCCGGCTCTGAAGGTAAATATCACCGCCCGTTTGGACGtccggaggagaaaggaCGACGAGTGGCCCTGGGCGCCTTGTTCATATGCATACCGAGCGTCCGTCAATCTGTATGGTCTGAGGAAGGATGCGGAGCTTGTGGGGAAACATCTGGGTCAGCATAATGTCTGGCTGGGGACGCCATTTTCGGTGGAACAGGGCGTTCCTGTGCACAATCCACATGCAGAGAGGCGACGGGCTCAAGCGGCGATGCTGCCTGCGGCAGCTGCGAGGGGCCGGGTGGGAGTCAACTATGAAGTGCGAACAGCCGAAGAAGTAAACGACGCCGTGATGAAAATGTTCGATCAGCTGCAGAGCGCCGACAATTTGCCCGAAATGGACCCTCCGTCTTCTTTGAACACGCCGTTGCTTCGGCATCAGAAGCAGGCACTTTGGTTCATgacagagaaggaaaagccaCGCAGGTTTGGGCCCAAGGAGGCGGACAATAACTCGCTCTGGCGGGTGGTTTATCGCCAGAATGGCAAGAGGCGGTACCGTGAAATCATAAGCGGGATGGTGCTAGATGAAGAGCCTCCACAGAGTCTGGGAGGACTGCTGGCGGACATGATGGGGCTGGGTAAGACCCTGAGCATTCTCTCCCTAGTTCTGTCTTCCCTGGAGGAGGCCAACCAGTGGGCGGATCTAATCCCAGATCCCGAGCTTGTCCGCAGCTTGCCGGGCATCCGCAATACCAAGACGACGCTGCTGGTGGCACCTCTCAGCGCTGTCAACAACTGGTCCAATCAGATCAAGGAGCATCTGAAGGAAAATGCGCTTTCGTCCTATGTTTTCCATGGACCGACCCGGACCAATGACGTGGAAGAATTGTCCAAATATGACCTTGTGATCACCACGTACAGCATCGTCCTTAGTGAGCTGTCTGGACGAGGAGCAAAGCGGGGCGTCAGCCCTTTGACCAAGATGAACATGTTCCGCATTGTGTTGGATGAAGCGCACACGATCCGCGAACAGAGTGCAGCGCAGACTCAGGCCATCTTCAAGCTCAATTCCCAGCGGCGATGGTCCGTGACCGGAACGCCCATCCAGAATCGCCTCGAAGATCTCCTCTCGGTCACCAAGTTCCTGGGGCTCTTCCCTTATGACGACCGAGGGCGGTTCGGAATACACATCCTCAGTCGGTTCAAAACGGGCGATGCATCAGTGCTGGCCAGCTTGCGGGTGCTGGTAGATTCGTTCACGCTCCGCCGGGTGAAGGACAAAATTGATCTTCCGGCACGGCACGATAAGATCATCGTGCTCAACTTTACAGAGAAGGAACAACAGCTGCACGAGTTCTTCCGCAAGGAGTCCAACGTCATGATGCGGGTGATTGCCGGTGAAGAGCAGTCCAAGATGAAAGGTCGCATGtaccaccacatcctcaaggcgatgatgatccTCCGACAGATCAGCGCGCACGGCAAGGAACTGCTCGAGCCAGACGACCGCAAGCGCATCACGGGCATGAGCGTGCACGACGCAATCGATCTCGAAGAAGGCGCAGGCGACGCTGCCGGAGCCACCGACAAAAAGGCTTACGAAATGTTTACACTCATGCAGGAGACTTCCGCAGACACATGCGCTGTATGCGGGAAGCGCCTGGAGGAGCCAAGCTCCGATAATGGCACGACCGACAGGCAAACAGCCATGGCGATTCTGCTGCCGTGCTTCGATGTCCTGTGTCCAGACTGTTTTTCGGGGTGGAAACCCGCTTTCGACCGTCCGGTGGGCTCGGCGCACGATATCAAATGCCAGGTGTGTGATGGCTGGATGCCAGCCTCGTATTCCACGATCACGGTAGGTGGACTGCAGGACTACCTGGTGGATCAGGCGCAAGCCAAACAGAGCCGACGACACGGCAAGACGTTAGGGGAGTACGAGGGTCCACACACGAAGACCAAGGCGCTGGTGGCGCAGCTCCTGGAAACAGCCGAGGAGAGTAAGAGCCAAGGGCCCGGGGAGCGGCCGATCAAAAGCGTGGTGTTCTCGGCGTGGACGTCGCACCTGGACTTGATTGAGATTGCGCTGCGCGACAACGACATCAACGGGTTCACACGGCTCGATGGGACGATGAGTCTGGCAGCGCGAAGCAaggcgctggaggagtttCACAGTAACCCGGACATCACGGTGCTCCTGGCGACGATCGGGGCCGGCGGCGTGGGTCTGAACTTGACAGCGGCGTCCAAGGTGTATATTATGGAGCCGCAGTACAATCCAGCGGCAGTGGCGCAGGCCGTGGACCGCGTACATCGTATCGGGCAGACGCGCGAAGTGACGACCGTACAGTTCTTGATGAAGGGCAGTATTGAGGAAAAGATCTTCGAGctagcgaagaagaagcagcagctggCAGATTTGAGTTTGAACAGGGGGAagctggacaagaaggaggtgCAAGAGCGTCGCATGCGCGAATACCGGAGTTTATTCaagtga
- the SRB7 gene encoding med21 domain-containing protein (BUSCO:EOG09265SHM;~COG:K;~EggNog:ENOG410PP4I;~InterPro:IPR037212,IPR021384;~PFAM:PF11221;~go_component: GO:0016592 - mediator complex [Evidence IEA]): MADILTQLQTCLDQLATQFYATLCYLTTYHDNIPATPPPTTTTPSAAPLLAKIPKNASTPPVPASAPQAAQSQSQASPPPPDSTNPPGQGPNADNQQQQNADGTAEGLPAPDSPATFAARQRELARDLVIKEQQIEYLISVLPGIDSSEAEQERRIRELEGELRVVEGVREERRRELGVLRKRLEGVLGVVERGIYSRG, encoded by the exons ATGGCAGACATCCTCACGCAACTCCAAACCTGCCTGGACCAG CTCGCAACCCAATTCTACGCAACCCTCTGCTACCTCACAACCTACCACGACAACATCCCCGCGACGCCACCCCCGACAACCACAACGCCGAGCGCCGCACCCCTCCTCGCAAAAATCCCCAAGAACGCATCAACACCCCCGGTGCCCGCGTCCGCGCCCCAAGCAGCACAATCCCAATCGCAAGcgtcgccgccaccacccgaCAGCACCAACCCCCCGGGCCAGGGACCGAATGCAGACaaccaacagcaacaaaacGCAGATGGGACAGCAGAAGGGTTACCTGCGCCGGATAGTCCCGCTACGTTTGCTGCGCGGCAGAGGGAGTTGGCGCGGGACCTGGTGATTaaggagcagcagatcgAATACTTGATTAGTGTGTTGCCCgggatagatagtagtgagGCGGAGCAGGAGAGAAGGATTCGGGAACTGGAGGGGGAGTTGAGGGTTGTGgagggggtgagggaggagaggaggagggagttgggggtgttgaggaagaggttggagggggttttgggggtggtggagagggggatTTATTCTAGGGGTTAG
- a CDS encoding uncharacterized protein (BUSCO:EOG09264YIJ;~COG:S;~EggNog:ENOG410PPRQ;~InterPro:IPR018828;~PFAM:PF04471), with protein MTTLSPLTRRLYKLPHPPIPPSSSSHTTLPSFLAHASRTSLPPTSTTYIGTHYEYTIQSTLRSSALLLHRTGGRSDAGTDLVGTWHLPAHEHPPRVLVQCKALKTKLGPNIVRELEGTFASAPVGWRGTGVIGMLVSPREATRGVREALSRSRFPLVWCLVGLEGRVRQVLWNERVEGVVGDGLGVGVVYRADAGEQDAEARVTWDGEDVPGVDAVVERMEVMQRRWFELWGVGEERWEEVLGVVERLFPFEKPLLYARDGRVSGLSEEEREVVRGELRRCQSTT; from the coding sequence ATGACAACACTCTCCCCCCTAACCCGCCGTCTCTACAAactcccccaccccccaatccccccatcctcatcatcccacacCACACTCCCCTCCTTTCTCGCCCACGCCTCACgcacctccctccctcccacaaGCACAACCTACATCGGCACCCACTACGAATacaccatccaatccacccTCCGCTCCTCcgcgctcctcctccaccgcaccGGCGGCCGCTCCGACGCCGGCACAGACCTCGTCGGAACCTGGCACCTCCCCGCACACGAACACCCGCCGCGCGTGCTCGTACAATGCAAAGCGCTCAAGACGAAACTCGGGCCTAATATCGTTCGCGAACTCGAGGGCACGTTCGCATCGGCGCCGGTGGGATGGCGCGGGACCGGCGTCATCGGGATGCTGGTTAGTCCGAGGGAGGCGACGAGGGGCGTGCGGGAAGCGCTGAGTAGGAGTCGGTTTCCGTTGGTTTGGTGTCTTGTTGggctggaggggagggtgaggcAGGTACTTTGGAATGAGAGGGTcgagggggtggttggggatgggttaggggttggggttgtttATCgtgctgatgctggtgaGCAGGATGCGGAGGCGAGGGTGAcgtgggatggggaggatgttcCGGGGGtggatgcggtggtggagaggatggaggtTATGCAGAGGAGGTGGTTTGAGTTgtggggtgttggggaagagagatgggaggaggTGCTGGGGGTCGTGGAACGGTTGTTTCCGTTTGAGAAGCCGTTGTTGTATGCTagggatgggagggtgagtgggttgagtgaggaggagagggaggttgtGAGGGGGGAGTTGAGGAGATGTCAGTCTACTACATAA
- the SPC24 gene encoding kinetochore Spc24 family protein (COG:S;~EggNog:ENOG410PMZZ;~InterPro:IPR013252;~PFAM:PF08286), whose translation MLLDENPAGLINHTIGNFNIHPDKQAVTRINDSLAALQQSRELRTREAESALRKLSRHLSALTAQHEEAVMAHDSGKHAAEMVELDTKKFRIAKSATELEIESERLEGELEMLKERLADLEAQGLEGDEPTRREREMDDATL comes from the exons ATGCTCCTCGACGAGAATCCCGCTGGT CTCATCAACCACACCATCGGCAActtcaacatccaccccGATAAACAAGCCGTCACCCGCATCAATGACTCGCTCGCCGCGCTACAGCAATCGCGTGAGCTGCGCACGCGCGAAGCTGAATCAGCTCTGCGCAAGCTCTCCCGGCACCTGTCCGCCCTGACGGCCCAACATGAGGAGGCCGTGATGGCGCATGACTCCGGCAAGCACGCCGCGGAGATGGTCGAGCTGGACACGAAGAAATTCCGTATTGCCAAGTCAGCTACCGAGCTGGAGATTGAGAGTGAGCGGCTAGAGGGCGAGCTGGAGATGTTGAAGGAGCGCCTGGCCGATCTGGAGGCGCAGGGGTTGGAAGGTGATGAACCGACGCGCCGGGAGCgtgagatggatgatgcgACGCTGTGA
- the FIS1 gene encoding mitochondrial fission 1 protein (BUSCO:EOG09265A4E;~COG:M;~EggNog:ENOG410PMVK;~InterPro:IPR011990,IPR028058,IPR033745,IPR016543, IPR028061;~PFAM:PF14852,PF14853;~TransMembrane:1 (o125-147i);~go_function: GO:0005515 - protein binding [Evidence IEA];~go_process: GO:0000266 - mitochondrial fission [Evidence IEA]), which yields MGSNLPYAADAESPLKPAELQVLRAQYEKEGDYVGIQTKFNYAWGLIKSNARVEQQEGVRLLSEIFRAAPERRRECLYYLALGNYKLGNYGEARRYNDLLRDKEPGNLQAASLGQLIDEKVSKEGLMGIAIVGGLALAAGVVGGLVMRGAKRR from the exons ATGGGCTCTAATCTTCCTT ATGCCGCCGATGCTGAGAG TCCGCTAAAGCCAGCGGAACTTCAGGTGCTCCGCGCCCAgtatgagaaggaaggtgaCTACGTGGGCATTCAGACGAAGTTCAACTACGCCTGG GGTCTGATTAAATCTAATGCTCGGGTCGAACAACAAGAGGGTGTCCGTCTGCTGTCGGAGATCTTCCGCGCTGCGCCTGAACGACGTCGCGAATGTCTGTACTACCTCGCGCTGGGTAACTACAAGCTCGGTAACTACGGCGAAGCCCGTCGGTACAACGATCTACTACGTGATAAGGAACCCGGGAACCTGCAGGCCGCTAGTCTAGGCCAGCTCATCGATGAAAAGGTGTCCAAGGAGGGCCTGATGGGTATTGCCATCGTGGGTGGGCTGGCGCTGGCGGCCGGCgtggtgggtggattggTGATGCGGGGGGCAAAGAGACGCTGA
- a CDS encoding putative RING finger domain protein (COG:O;~EggNog:ENOG410PSEB;~InterPro:IPR001841,IPR013083;~PFAM:PF17123,PF13923,PF13920,PF00097,PF13445, PF13639,PF12678) has translation MADVGDRMFCHACGGVWLREAQGMICPHCESDFTEIIEIPPDPDAEPPPSFHRPPSPPAAANARSPNPWADHNPWAHQEEDDDLDQGWGPGHGNGFTHRTYRSPDGRFTFSTTTYTHGLRGGSPPTQQRQANPDPLMPMVQGLDSIFHGLASTYRQQNRPGGQAQASGTDRDRGRTLGSFAFDIEAEGRTGTQDGGLHPRDADGPQPVNNPLRTLGDILELFRSDFGTNTQAGGTGGVRVMTGPNPLAMLSTLLNFDRHGDAVYSQEELDRVISQLMEQNANRGAPPPAPPSAIQSLPKKKVDEEMLGSEGRAECSICMDTVELGTEVTVLPCSHWFHYSCIELWLNQHNTCPHCRRSIDAPQ, from the exons ATGGCCGACGTGGGGGACCGCATGTTCTGCCATGCTTGTGGCGGCGTCTGGCTGCGCGAAGCTCAGGGCATGATCTGTCCGCACTGCGAGTCAGACTTTACTGAAATT ATCGAAATCCCGCCAGATCCCGACGCCGAGCCCCCGCCCTCATTCCACCGACCCCCCTCGCCCCCCGCCGCGGCCAACGCCCGCTCCCCGAATCCATGGGCAGACCACAACCCCTGGGCTCaccaggaggaagatgatgatcttgatcaAGGCTGGGGTCCCGGACATGGGAACGGATTCACCCATCGCACATATCGGTCTCCGGACGGCCGtttcaccttctccaccacaACCTATACCCATGGTCTCCGAGGGGGGTCACCTCCGACCCAACAGCGACAGGCAAATCCCGACCCACTAATGCCGATGGTGCAGGGTCTAGATAGCATCTTTCATGGTCTCGCAAGCACCTACCGGCAGCAAAATCGCCCAGGTGGCCAAGCCCAAGCTTCAGGCACAGATCGCGACCGCGGGAGGACACTGGGATCTTTTGCATTTGACATCGAGGCGGAGGGCCGGACCGGCACGCAGGACGGCGGTCTGCACCCGCGAGATGCGGATGGTCCGCAACCGGTGAATAATCCTCTGCGGACTCTGGGCGA TATCTTGGAGCTGTTCCGCTCGGATTTCGGCACAAACACACAGGCAGGTGGCACTGGCGGCGTCCGGGTGATGACGGGGCCGAATCCCCTCGCCATGCTGTCCACGTTGCTAAACTTCGATCGTCATGGGGACGCAGTATACTCGCAGGAGGAACTGGACCGCGTGATCTCTCAGCTGATGGAACAGAATGCCAACCGCGGAGCGCCACCACCAGCCCCGCCCAGTGCAATCCAATCgctgccgaagaagaaggtcgatgaggagatgctggGGAGCGAAGGTCGAGCGGAATGCTCGATTTGCATGGACACGGTGGAGCTAGGGACCGAGGTCACGGTGCTACCTTGCAGCCACTGGTTTCACTACAGCTGCATCGAGCTGTGGCTGAACCAGCACAACACGTGTCCGCACTGTCGACGAAGCATTGATGCGCCTCAGTAA